GGTGGACCCCGGCGGGGTGGACTCGCCGGGGTTTCAGTTTTCCTTGGGGTCGACGGTCGCCTGGTGGGCTTCGGCGAGGTGTTCCTCGGCTTTGAGCCAGGGGAGGAACTGGGCGTTCTTGCGCCAGCCGCAGGTGTCGCATCGGATGGTGCGTTGGACGCCGGTGCGTTGGACGCGGACGGTGTGTTCGCGGCCGTGCTGGTCCCAGCGGCTCACTTTGCTCTGGTTGATCTGCAGCATGACACCTCCTGGTGGACCGTTTCGTCTGCGGTAGGAGTGTGCAGCATCGGGAAGATCAACGGGGGCTGTCGGGCGGTGAGTTCGGTGGTGGGGGTGGTCGGTCAGGAGGGTGCGAGGTGTCCTTCGGCGGCTTCGACGGCGGCGGTGGTGACGTTGACCTGGTGTTCTATCTGGTGGTCGACGGGGACCCAGGTGGCGGTGAAACTCGCGGAGTAGGCGGCGCACCAGCGTGTGATGAGGGCTTCCAGTTCGGTGCGTTGGGGTGCGGTGGCGGGGGTGGGGGCGTGTTCGTCGAGGAGGCGCAGGAGCATGGCGGCGGCCCGGAGCGGGGTGCGGCGGGCGAAGCCCTCGATGCTGGCGGTGCGGGCGCGGGTGAGGTCGGGCAGCGGGGTGTAGGTGGGGTGGGCGGGGTCCCAGCTGTCGGCGAGGGCGCCGCAGACGCGGAGGGTTTCGGCGATGGCGCGGCGGATGCTGAAGGCGGGGTCCGGGCCGGGTGGGGGGAGGTGGGGGCGGGCGCGTTCGTAGTGGGTGCGGGTGGTGTGGGTGTGGGCGCGCAGGCGTTCGGCCCAGTGGCGCAGGCGTTGTTCGGGGGCGGGGTCGGGGGTGAGGTCGGCGAAGCGGGGGGCGGCCCAGACGGGGACTTCGATGACGGCGGTGACGCCTCCGTAGGCGTGGGGGGCGAGCCAGGTGGAGTGGTGGGCGTTCTCGGGGAAGGCGGTGGGGCGTTCGGGGGCTCCGGGGGGTGGGAGGACGAAGACGCCGGGGGCGGTGGCGGGCCAGTGGAGGGCGTCCAGGGGGGCGTTCTCGACGGGGATGGAGAGGCGTTCGGCGGAGGTGGTGAGGGTGCGGTCGAGGCCGGGGACGTCGCGGGTGAGTTGGGCGAAGGTGCCGCCGATGTCGGTGCTGTGGAGGGTGATCTGGACGTAGGGGCGGATGCGGCGGATGACGTCGAGGAGGGCGCGGCTCTCGGGGAGGTAGCGGGGGCGGGGGAGTGCGGGTGCCCATTCGGGTTGTTCGTCGGGGGCGGGGCGGAAGAAGTGGCGGTACTGGTCGAGGAGGGTGGCGGCGTGGTGGCCGCCTTCGTTGAGGCGGGCTCCGTCGGGGTCGAGGCACAGCACGAGGTGCCATACGGTTCCGGGGTGTTCGCCGGCCAGTGCCCGGTGGGCCAGCGCGAGGAGGGTGCCGCCGCCGACGTATTCGTTGGGGTGGGCGCCCGCGACCACGAGGGCGTGCCGTGGGCCTCTTCCGACGCTGAGCATCCGTAGGGGGGTGCCGCGGCGGGAGTGGCCGATCGTGGTGAGCCGGCATCTGTCGGGGTGCCGGGTCGCGAGGGCCTTGGCGGTGCGGGTGACGTCGGCGGGTGTGGGGTAGTTCAGTGTCCGGTTCCGCCGGTGCCCGTGGTGGGCCTCTGGTCCGGTGTGCGGATCTTGGTGTGGGCCACGGGGCCTCCTCGGATCGCGGAGCGGTCGACGGGGGCGTGCGGCTGGGCGGTCGCCGGGCGCGGGTCCGTTCGACTTCAGTGCGACTCAGTACGACATGGTGTGCGGGGAGTGTCAACAGCCCCTGGGGAATGGGTAGTTGGCGGCATGACGGGTGCATGTGCCGGTGGCCGCGCGGGCGGTGGGCGAGGGGTGTGCGGGGGTGTTGCCCGGGGTGGCCGGGCGGGGGTGCGGGGTCAGGCGATGGTGCGGGGGAGTCGCAGGCTGAGCGCGGTGGTGAGGGCGATGCCGGCGAGTTGGACGAGGAGGGTGGTGACGAGGGCGTCCCGGGTGCCGTGGGTGGGGGCGAGGGACAGGAACAGGGTGCCGAGGGTGGCGACGCCGACGGCGAGGGAGGCCTGCTGGGTGGTGGCCATCACGCCGCTGCCGACGCCGGCGCGGGTGGCGGGGATCTCGGAGAGGACGATCCGGATGAGGACGGGCAGCTGGAGTGCCTGTCCGGCTCCGGCGACGGCCGCTCCGGGGAGGAGTTGCCACACGCCGAGGTCGGGCCAGGAGCGTGAGGCGGCGAGGGCGATGAGGGCGACGCCGATGCCCTGGAGGATTCCGCCGGCGGTGACGACGCGGGTGCCGTAGCGGGCGATCAGCCGGGGGCCGCACAGGGAGGTGACGAAGAAGACGACGGCGAGTGGGGCGAGGGCGAGTCCGGCGGCGACGGGGCCGAGGCCTTCGCCCTGTTGGAGGGCGACCGCGATGACGAACATGAAGCCGCTGAAGCCGATGGAGAACGGCACGATCATGATCAGGCCGCGGCGCAGCGAGGTGATCCGGAACAGGCTGGGCGGGACGAGCGGGGTGCGGCCGTTGCGGTCGGCGTGGCGTTCGACGAGGTAGAAGGCGGTGGCGGCGAGGGGGAACAGGGCGAGGGAGAGCCAGGTCCACAGGGGCCAGCCGGCGGCGCGGCCCTCGGTGAGGGGGGCGAGGAGGGCCAGCAGGGCGACGGCGAGGAGGACGGTGCCGGGGGCGTCGACGGGCTCGGGGCGCCGGGAGCGGGTCTCGGGGACGGCGCGGGCGGCGAGGAACAGGCCGAGGACGACGACGGGCACGTTGACGAGGAAGACGGAGCGCCAGCTGCTGCCGGCGATGTCGGCGGCGACGAGGACGCCGCCGAGGATCTGTCCGGCGATCATGGACAGGCCGGCGGTGGCGCCGTACAGGCCCATGGCCTTGGCGCGGCGGGGTCCGGCGGTGGCGGCCTGGATGGTGGCGAGGACCTGGGGCAGCATCGCGGCGGCCGCGGCGCCCTGGGCGACGCGGGCGGCGACGAGGGTCCAGGCGGTGGGGGCGAGTCCGCAGGCGAGGGAGGTGAGGCCGAAGGCGGCCATGCCGCCGAGGAAGAACCGGCGGCGGCCGAAGAGGTCGCCGAGGCGTCCGCCGAGGACGAGGAGGACGGCGTAGGCGACTCCGTAGCCGGCGACGACGAGTTCGAGGACGGACTCGCTCGCGTGCAGGTCGTGGCCGATGGTCGGGAGGGCCACGTTGACGATGAAGAAGTCGATCAGGGGCAGGGCCGCTCCGAGCAGCACGGTGAAGAGTCCGAGGCCGCCGAGGGCGGGTGGGGCGGCGGGGGCGCGGGCGGTGGTCGTGAGGGTTCCGGTTTCGGTCACGTCCTCCAGGGTTCTCCCGGTCTCAGGCTGGTACCAGAGTCTTCTTATCCTGGTAGAAGGAGTACCTGGCAACAGGCTGCGGTGAGCGGCAGGCTGGAGGCATGACGACGATGGCACGGGACGCGACCACGGGTTCGGCGGGGGCACGGTCCACCGGGGTGGCCCGGGTGCCGGGCGGAGTCGCCCCTGTTCCTGCGGATCCCGCCGGCAGCGTCGAGGGCGTTCCCGGGCAGGCGGTGTCGTCGGGTGCCGCGGCGGGGCGGGGCAGCGAGATCCGGCGGCACGAGCTGGCGACGTTCCTGCGCAGCCGCCGTGAGCGCATCACGCCGGAGCAGGTGGGGCTGCCCCGGGGGCGTCGGCGGCGCACTCCGGGGCTGCGCCGCGAGGAGGTCGCGCAGCTCTCGGCGGTGGGGGTCACCTGGTACACGTGGCTGGAGCAGGCGCGGGACATCCAGGTGTCCGAGCAGGTTCTCGACGCGCTGGCGCGGACG
The window above is part of the Streptomyces sp. NBC_01428 genome. Proteins encoded here:
- a CDS encoding M14 family zinc carboxypeptidase gives rise to the protein MNYPTPADVTRTAKALATRHPDRCRLTTIGHSRRGTPLRMLSVGRGPRHALVVAGAHPNEYVGGGTLLALAHRALAGEHPGTVWHLVLCLDPDGARLNEGGHHAATLLDQYRHFFRPAPDEQPEWAPALPRPRYLPESRALLDVIRRIRPYVQITLHSTDIGGTFAQLTRDVPGLDRTLTTSAERLSIPVENAPLDALHWPATAPGVFVLPPPGAPERPTAFPENAHHSTWLAPHAYGGVTAVIEVPVWAAPRFADLTPDPAPEQRLRHWAERLRAHTHTTRTHYERARPHLPPPGPDPAFSIRRAIAETLRVCGALADSWDPAHPTYTPLPDLTRARTASIEGFARRTPLRAAAMLLRLLDEHAPTPATAPQRTELEALITRWCAAYSASFTATWVPVDHQIEHQVNVTTAAVEAAEGHLAPS
- a CDS encoding MFS transporter; protein product: MTETGTLTTTARAPAAPPALGGLGLFTVLLGAALPLIDFFIVNVALPTIGHDLHASESVLELVVAGYGVAYAVLLVLGGRLGDLFGRRRFFLGGMAAFGLTSLACGLAPTAWTLVAARVAQGAAAAAMLPQVLATIQAATAGPRRAKAMGLYGATAGLSMIAGQILGGVLVAADIAGSSWRSVFLVNVPVVVLGLFLAARAVPETRSRRPEPVDAPGTVLLAVALLALLAPLTEGRAAGWPLWTWLSLALFPLAATAFYLVERHADRNGRTPLVPPSLFRITSLRRGLIMIVPFSIGFSGFMFVIAVALQQGEGLGPVAAGLALAPLAVVFFVTSLCGPRLIARYGTRVVTAGGILQGIGVALIALAASRSWPDLGVWQLLPGAAVAGAGQALQLPVLIRIVLSEIPATRAGVGSGVMATTQQASLAVGVATLGTLFLSLAPTHGTRDALVTTLLVQLAGIALTTALSLRLPRTIA